Below is a window of Eschrichtius robustus isolate mEscRob2 chromosome 13, mEscRob2.pri, whole genome shotgun sequence DNA.
ACATAATTTTTGATATCCTTCTATTACGTGACTGTGCTAGGAATTATTTAAGGATTTTCTTGTGATTCTCCATGACAGAGATAATCGTCAAATCTACAAGGGCAAACTTGACTTCTAGCTCTAAGTTTTTCAAATGCCCACGGCAAAGTTCCCCTTGAATGTTCTATCTCTCTAGCGTCTCAAAGTTTAACTGTTTATCTCCTAAATATGGGTCTGGGTTAGGATTGGTCACAAAGGAAATTTGTGCAAAGGCAGAAGTGAAGCAGCAGTCATAATACTCTGAAGGTCAGTGTAGGACATGAGGTGCTGTGGCAGCTCACGCTCATTTTGCTGATTTGCTGGCTCACCTTAAATCGGGGCAGAGGCCAGGTGTGAAGCTTTTTCAGAACTCCTGGATCTTCTTCGGTTTCTGAGTCCTGGGCCAGATGCATAGCGGCACTGAGGCTCTCATAAGCACCTGCACCATGGCTCCTGCAGGGACCAGCATTGTAGGTGATGAGACAGACTCACGGTCTAGTTTGACTCTGTGGGTTCCAGTTTGTCCCTGCTCACCCCCACTTCATGTTCAGCTTTCCTGCCTGACTGTAAGTCCTATTGATTTACAGTAATTTCAGGTGCAGCCCCAGACACAGAGGCAAATTCTTCTCCAGCTCCTACAGTCTCATAAGGTCTAACCCCTACAATAAATCTTTTATTCCATATGACTCACTGTGGCTATGCTTCTCTGATCAAACTCTGATACAGACAGTGGTATTGGAAGTAATTCCAGGAGAACAAAACCTTGACAATGGGTTTCTCTGAATTTGTTCTGGGTTATCTGGTCTGATTGGATTTAAAGGCATTGGTGACCAGCTGTCAATGATAATGGTGACACTGGTTGTCCATGGCATGcattagcaaaaaaaaatttcttaaattatgGCCTGTGGATACCAGTAATCAAATGGCTAAAGAAGGCAAGGCTTTAGGTAACCAAGAAGATGCTTCCACAAAATATTTAAGTGAAAATAAGGACTACAGTGGGGTTGGCTGGTTTTTTCCTAATTATGTTGGATAAGTAGGGGAAGGAAATGATGAGCTTAGGGTTTTAAACTCTCAGTTCAAGATGAGATAAGGGACCAGAAAACGTAAATGACTGCCTTCCTATATGTACAAGGCTGTAATTTCTAAAAACTAAACCCAAAATCTAATCCTGAATTACAATGCAATTGAATTCCCCATCTTGCAGGCCTCGTGTTAACATaagggcttttttaaaaaaaaaaatttatttatttatttatttatttatggctgtgttgggtcttcgtttctgtgcgagggctttctctagttgcggcgagcgggggccactcttcatcgcggtgtgcgggcttctcaccatcgcggcctctcttgttgcggagcacaggctccagacgcgcaggctcagcatttgtggctcacgggcctagttgctccgcggcatgtgggatcttcccagaccagggctcgaagccgtgtcccctgcattggcaggcagattctcaaccactgcgccaccagggaagcccagggctttTTTTTTGAGCAGTGTGGATGGGAACACGTGGGAAGATTCAGATGACACTGGGATCATGAACCCCTAAGTTCTGCTGAGCCTCTATTGCTAGTAGAAATAGCTCTTCCTCCCCCTGAGGTAGTTGCCTTGTAGGGTGTGCTGATCCTTCTCAGAACCAGTTGTCAATACCTCCCATTGCTTCTAGACCCCATTGCAGGAAACCCTAGAAGGTAAGATAAAAAGTGTGCAAGATTTATATTAAGAGAAACCTGGGCAACACATATGGGGACGGAGGCTAAGAATGTTTGGTTGGATGTGTAGTAGTCAGCCTCTAGGATGGCCCCAATGATCTCCACCTCCCTTCCTACATCGTATCAGGATTCGTCTGCATGACCAGTAAAATACAGAAGTGATGGtgtgtcacttctgagattaggttataaaagacacTGCAACTTCTGTCCtggttgctctttctttcttgaatTACTCTGGGGAAGCCATGTCATGAGTAGCCCTATGGAGAGGGCCACACGACAAGGAATTGAAGCATTCTGCCAGTCGCCAAGTTTGCGACCCTGAAAGCAGATCCTCTAGCCCCAGTCAAATCTTTAGAGACCACAGTCCCAGCCAACAGCTTGCCTACAACCTTATGACAGTCCCTGAGTCAGGCCATGTAGTTCAGCCACAtccagattcctgaccctcagaaaatATAATAGTATTTGTTGTTTTATGTCCCTAAATTTTGGAGTAATTTGATAAGTAGCAATAACTAAAAGAGAAGGAATATAATGGTAGATCAAGGCAAACTTACTGATATGAGTACAGTAAAGAAAGTGGCCCAATCCATTGTTTTAGCTCAGATTGCTGAGGGTGTCTCTAACAGTTTGGCTGAAATTTAAATTCAGTGGCAGCCcatattaaatgaaattaaaatgctaGACTGCCTTGGTATACTGAATAGGAAGGCAttgacaaagactctctccttgaccaaactttagttagGCTACTCTGAGCCCTTTTTCCACTAAGCCCATCCTTGGGCATGATCATAAGGAGCCCAAGTGCAGCAAGAATTCTAAGTCGGTTTAGCCAGAATCTCCCAAacttgatatctgatcacccttGATACCTGATCAAATTCCTTATCTCCCAAGTGATGTCTGATAACCTTGGCCTGCCTTCTGCAAGAATCCTGTGAGGTCAATTTAGCAAGAATTACCCTAATCTCTCAGTAACTTCCCATCCActgatgccccccccccccccccccccgcccaaccTCGGACCCCAGCTCTGCTCCTTGGCTAAAAATCCTCagttttagaaattatttcaCTGAGAACTAACAGAACACAAATTTCTTTtgcttaagccactcagtctgaggtactttgttatgacagcctttagcaaactaatacagcagATTTTGACTTAGTGATGAGTGAttagaaaaccaaacaaatgcCAAAAGTGACAATTATTACCTCTAGAGGAAAACAGATCGTTCAAGATTAGAAATATAATTACAGCATTCACCATGGCTTACTATAAATAGTAGTCATCATAATGTGAACACTAAATATTGATCTCACCAAAATTATTATTGAACTCTATTCAAAGGATGGGGAATTGAAAAGATTGAAGCCCATGAtatctgctttttaaagaaaatgtccaGTTTCTTTCTTAAGaggataacattttaaatttttctaatattGTAATGCTAATTTTCTACAAAAATCTTGCATGTTTATATAGGCACGGAGTTTTAGTCAATATTGCTACCATTGGCATACATGACAACTCAATTTTTCAAGTCcatttaataaaacaaacaaacaaaaaaggaagaaaaaagaagaagaaattatctCACTGAGTTTTCACAAACTCTGCAAGATATGTATTACTCCCATCCAGGACCAGCTGCAAAATctgcagggcccagtgcaaaatgaaaaacacagggTCTCTTGttcattaagaatttcaaaacggtgacagcAGAACATTAAACCAAGCATAGGCCCTGCACAACTGTATAGGTAGCAAGCCCATGAGGCCAGCCCTGCTTCCACCATTTAAGAAACAGGTGCACAGAGATCAAGTAAATTCCCAAGGTTACTTTAACAGTAGCTGGGAAAATGTCAGAGCCAGAATTCTAACAGAGGTTTGACCCCTACTAAACTCTTCCCAATTAAACTAGGCCTTTCTTTGTTTAACTGAATCTAATGaagattttctaaatttattaaaaacaaaatctgctGTCAGTCACTTTCACTCTAGTTCACCCCTGTACTCCCAggtgttaaaaataatttattgaatgctttaaTGTGTTATATAAACTATTGTGATGAAGCAGCAAGCTGTCTTAAGAGTTCTTGCTacacatttccttttaaaatactctCCTAAAGTTTGATGGAAAATTCAGACATGTCTATGTGTAATGTCAATGGAtggaacctgaaaaaaaaaaaaaagtaccataaTAGCAGAAGCTGTGACACGAAAACTGTACTGCAGTGACATTCTAACCGCAAACCGAAATATTTATCATCGCGTattcggatttttttttttaggtgactAGTATATTGGGGCTCATTTAAATGAAAAGAGAGGAAGCCCCAGATTCCAGGAGAGACGTTTGAAGGTGAAGGGACAATAAGAGGAGATCACGAGCACAAACCCACACAACTCAAAAACACCGGCCCGGAATGCGCGCCTGCGCAAAAAGAACCCTCATGCGTAGAAGCCGGGCCGGAAGGGCTAGGGCGAATGGGGCGGGGATAAGGTTGCTAGGAGAACGTGATGACGTTAGGGCTTCGGCGCTCTTCTTCGCCAATGGGTGCCGCCAGTCTGTAGTGACGTGCTGTGTGCGTCACGCTGACGACGCGCGAAGGGCACGGATCTAAAGACCCGGAGGACGTTCGGCCTCTGTGAGCTCCAGCCTTTCCGAGGGAGCGGTGGTGTGTCCGCCATCTTAGGGAGTGAGTGTGGTTCGGCCTTCCCTGCAGTGCGTGCGGGGAGCGGAGCGCGGAGACCCGGTGAGGCGCTTCCTTGGCTGTAGGCCCCGTTGGCctcctcctttggggaggccgcgGTGACCTCCTCAAGGGCGCGGAGGCGGGAAGAGGCAAGGCCTGGGTGCAGGGGTGGTCCCAGGGTGCAGGTGACTTTAGCCGGCCTAACGGCCCCCTTTGCCTTTCCTGTGACCGCCGCTTCCTCTCTCCCTAGGAAGATGTTCTCGTCCGTGGCGCACTTGGCGCGGGCGAACCCCTTCAACGCGCCCCACCTGCAGCTGGTGCAAGATGATCTCGCGGGCCCCCGCAGCAACCCCGCCGGGCCCCCGGGCCCACCCCGCCGCTCCCGCAAGCTGGCAGCCGCCGCTGTGGAAGGTGAGGTTAGACCCTGTCCCGATACGGTTGTCAGGTCCCCTCGTGGTCCCCTCGGCCTTCGTGGCGTGCTCGGCCCGGAGGACAGGGAAGGACGCGCCCTGCCCGCGACACCGCAGGACGGCGCCCAGTTGCTTGTCCGAGGATGTCAGCTTGTTCCGCCCGAAGCCGGGTGTCGGATCCTTGGCTCTCCCTCAAGGGCGTGGAAGGGTCTAGGCCCTGCTCCCTCCGTGACCTCCGCGTCCTCGAGGGAGTGGAGGCATAGAGGCCGTGACTAGCTCCTTATCTTCGCCGTGAGCCAACTTGGTCAGCCGACTAGGCATTGGGTAAAGTCttcatcctaaccactggacaccgCAGTTCTAACTGTATTATCAGTTCTTTGATTttgctttcactttctttttaaaaatattgcttccTCCCTTTAGTATTCCTGGAGTCTAATATTAGTTGACACAAGGTATGTGTGATAACTGGGTAACTCTTGTTTTAATGCGCCTGATTGACTTGTGGGCCCGGAGAGACCATAGAAAGGATATAATAATTGATAGGAATCCCTTTGATCTTATCTCTCGGGTTTCTTGATGGCTAGACCCAACTTTATTTtaattgtgtatattttaaatccCAGTGGAGTGTATTTACAGAGAAACCTGAAAACCGAGTTGCAGGAGTACAGAATATGTTATCTACCTTGTACCTGTAAAATgtaaagatttaaagaaaaaaattattatgtgTTTCTGTTCCTGTCTTTAGTGTGAGGGAAAAACCCTGACATCGTCATTCGGTCCTTCAATTTAGACAGTTAAATCTATGGTCATTTGTGTAGTAAATGTATTTGACTGCAGGAATTTATGTTTATGTAGTTTTACACTATAGGGGTCCATAAGTGGGGATAGTGTTTACTTGTAAATGGTGGCCAGAGTTGTTCAGTTGTGATAATACTTTTTCACAGGGAAACTTAGTTCTCTTGCATTCCCATGGCCTTAGTCATCtctgaagaaatatttatttgattttttttttcaatcaaacAGAGCAGTATAGCTGTGACTATGGATCTGGCAGATTCTTTCTTCTCTGTGGGCTTGGAGGAATTATTAGTTGTGGCACAACACATACAGCATTGGTTCCTCTAGATCTGGTTAAATGCAGAATGCAGGTTTGTTTTTGCATGTTGGACtaaataaaacattgttgaaGCATGGGTGTTACCTGTTAACAAGCTGTGTGAAAACCTAACTGTCCAGGAGGTAAGTTGATAACCAGTAACATGAGTATTATATTAAAATGCATGGTGTGTCTTGTCTTACTACAGAGTACAGTTGTGAATACGGCTCCGCGAAGTTTTACGCACTGTGTGGCTTTGGTGGGGTCTTAAGTTGTGGTCTCACACACACTGCTGTTGTTCCTCTGGATTTAGTGAAATGCCGTATGCAGGTTTGTATTGAGATGACAGCATTGAACATCTCTTCTGTGTGTGACTTAATTCCAAGTAATATTAAAGGACTTCACAAATGAGAAGAATGAAGACATTACGACTGCCAGAAATTTTAGTAGCAAACTCAGATTTCTTTAACTCATGATATTTACTTTAATTAGTGTTTTAAATCCAAGAAATACCTCTTTTAAAATAAGAGTGAAGGTAGATTGTTGATCTCAGACTCTGCCTGTAAGTGGTTTTTGCTGCTGGGCTGAATTCTGCCTAGAGTTCTTCAAGGCCTATTGATTCTTTTTTGCTCCAAATAGTCATTTTACAAGCACTTACATGTCAGAGTAGGCTATCATTCTTTGTGTATTATACGATGTAACTTCATGCCTCTTATTTATTGATAAGATCAAGGCAGAGAACACTGTAGATTAAAAAACTCTGTATAGTGTTTAAAATTTGTGGGCATAGCTTCttgcatatttatttacataaaaggttttcttttataattaaaatgtcttaATTAGGATGATTGAAACACAAATAATCAAACATCAAAAATTTATTTGTCCCAAACAGGATTAGAGGTCTACTTAcctaaaagagaaaggaaggtgaAATATTAgcagggagaggaaggtgatGTATACCAGCCCTTCTAGTACTGGCAGAAATAGATAAGATTTTTACCCCCATTAGTTATACCTTTGCTAAAACTTCTTATGCATGTCTCTTAAAGGGAATTTAATTTCTTAACTCAAAAGAGGGTTTTCATGTCGATGTACTTTTTAAGTTGTATTTAATTTGATTGTCTTAAGTTCACAAAACTTTATAATCACTGAATGGGCTAGCATATATCAAGGATATAGACTTATCTATTGTTTATGAAGTAGCTTTAAGACTAATTTTTAAGTGGTAAAAAGAGTTGGGTGGTGGAAAAATCTCGTGTCAGTTTTATTGTGTATTGTAGGAATTTTATCCTCTTAACTAACCCTCCAAGACTTAAGTCTGACTGAAAGAAAGCTAGACCTTACTGTACGAAAAGTTACATTTACAAAGATAATAGTAGACATTAAGCTGATATCATGCAGTGAACTTGTATTTACCCACCTTTTGTGTAGTTACTAAAGTTTATATTAGAACCAAAAGGAAAAACTAATAATAACAGAATTAAATGTTTGTGAGAAGTGTTATTACCCCTTtggtacatttaattttttttttttcttcttgttttaaatAAAGGTGGACCCACAAAAGTACAAGGGCATATTTAATGGATTCTCAATTACACTCAAAGAAGATGGTGTTCGTGGTTTGGCCAAAGGATGGGCTCCGACTTTCATTGGCTACTCTATGCAAGGGCTCTGCAAATTTGGCTTTTATGAAGTCTTCAAAGTTTTGTATAGCAACATGCTTGGAGAGGTGTGTAATTTAACTTTGAAATTGAAAAGTCCTCagcttttagggacttccctggtagtccagtggctaagactccacgctcccaatgcaagaggcccaggtttgatccctggtcagggaactagatcccacatgccgaaacTAAGTCCCggcgtagccaaataaataaatatttaaaaaagaagaaaaaggaaaaaaaagtcctcaGTTTTTAACTTAAAGTATAAGACCAAAAAGGATCTTAGATTTTGTTTGACTCACCTTGTTTTAGAACTgaggaaatagtctcagaaaGGGTGAACAATATGTTTCAAATCATAAggctgtttcttgtttttttaacatctttattggagtatgattgctttacaatgttgtgttataaGGCTGTTTTAACATAAAcaggataagaaaaagaaactatttcATTAGATTTCAGTGCTCTTTTTATTATGCTATGCTGCTTTCCAAATAAGCTGGATTTGAGTTTTTTAAAGAGAAGGACTGTAGTATTCCTGTGTGAGTTAAAGGGTCAACTATGCTTGGCACCTAGACATTCAGAAAATATTCACAGTGTACTGTGGTTGATGAGGTTATGAGAGATACTCAGTCTCGTGTGTTATCTGTGGACTCTGTGATAAACACTTAAAATGTCTGAAATTTAACTGTTTCCTAGAACTGTTTCTTAAATTGAGAACAGCCAGTGCAGCAGCAATTCTTGTTTCTCCTTATGTTTTTCATGTAGGAGAATGCCTATCTCTGGCGCACATCACTATATTTGGCTGCCTCTGCCAGTGCTGAATTCTTTGCTGACATTGCTCTGGCTCCTATGGAAGCTGCTAAGGTTCGAATTCAAACCCAACCAGGATATGCTAACACTTTGAGGGATGCAGCTCCCAAAATGTATAAGGAAGAAGGCTTAAAGGCGTAAGTAAACATTTGCCTAAATATATAGTATAAAAATACTCACTTGAGAAAACCGCATTTGTTAGCATTAAACTTGccagactttctttttttcacatctcTTTCCCCCTCACATAGAACATAAACTCTAGGGGCAAGGATAAGTTGATACATGGCTTGAACCCTGAAttaaggggttttttttcccctaaagttaGAATCATTTGTCAGTCTACAAATGACTTGATATTTGACCTAAATATTAACTCTTAACTTGGGGGTTGGGGAGTGCCCTTGTTAGAATTCTTGTCATCTATGTTCACAGTTAAGAATTTGCATATAGTCAGGCCACACATGCTTCCTTAGATCCACCTTTGTGGATGCCAATCTTGAGCTGAGTTCTACTTGTAAACTTACTGTTTCTTGTAGTTCCAGTCAAAGAAACATCCAGCAACTTTTTTGGTTGTATAGTCAAAGGTGCTTGAGTCATTGGCATGTGAGATAAATATACCTGCATGTTAGTCTTAGGTTCTGATAGAAATGACATGCAGTGGTGCTGCCATTTTGTTACTATCAGGACTTGACTGGTGTGCAGACACTTCtgttaataatgaaaaagtctgcTAGATGAATATATGCAACTGAGTCAAATAAGTCTTCTGATTTCCTAGATTCTACAAGGGGGTTGCTCCTCTCTGGATGAGACAGAtaccatacaccatgatgaagttcGCCTGCTTTGAACGTACTGTTGAAGCATTGTACAAGTTTGTGGTTCCCAAGCCCCGAAGTGAATGTTCAAAGCCAGAGCAGCTGGTTGTCACATTTGTGGCAGGTTACATAGGTATGAATTATTTAGAACATGCTTGTCTGTGAAATTAAGAATAATCATTTCCAGTATTGGCCTCTTTTGTGAGGGAAAAATATTCCAAAGAAGTTTTATCTTTCCATTGCGTTTTATATACTCTTCAGGATTCACAAATACTTGCTAATTCGTTCCTAAAATAATTGTCTTGTGGTTTGCATGTCATAATTAAGCTCGGGAATGTATTGACTTCACTGCTgtgcctttttctgtttttccagtAACAAATCTTTAATACAAGAGAAAGTGTTAAAATCTCAATATAACTTGAGGGATTGTTCTGTTTTACATAGGGTAGACTGCTTCATAACTTTTCTTGTCAGTCTCAttctaaaatatgatttttttaaacacaagaaAATTTTATTACTTATGAAAAGGTTGTTGGCTGTGatgtgaaaattttttttaactgacccCATATTGGATCATTTATCTTGACTTTGTTCAGCTGGAGTCTTCTGTGCCATTGTTTCTCACCCTGCTGATTCTGTGGTGTCTGTGTTGAATAAAGAGAAGGGTAGCAGTGCATCTCTGGTCCTCCAGAGACTTGGATTTagaggtaagatttttttttctcccatctaAAGAAAGAATAACATTTTGGAGTATATTCTTCACTCACATTTCATATTTTATCCAGGTGTATGGAAGGGACTGTTTGCCCGTATCATCATGATCGGCACTCTGACTGCACTGCAGTGGTTCATCTATGACTCCGTGAAGGTCTACTTCAGGCTCCCTCGCCCTCCTCCACCTGAGATGCCAGAATCTCTGAAGAAGAAGCTTGGGTACACTCAGTAGATGAAAGCAAATGTGGACTGAATCTGCTTGTTGATCAGTGTTGAGGAAAATGCAGAAGGAACTTTTATATATTTGACAGTGTAGGAAGTTGTCTATTCCTAATATAATTACTGTAGTGCTCTTGCCAGAAGCAAGAGTTTCAAACTTACTGTTGAAATAAACCCAACTGTTCATGATTTGTCTATGacttgataattatttttaaaacgttTTTAAAGAATTAACCCTAAAATGGAAAGAATTATGCACACATTAAAACctcaaggaaaaaaattcacTGTTGGTTGAATGCTATGATCCCTACTCATAAATTGTCATATGTTTTAGGATTTGTCACTCAAAAGAGAGTTCTTACATTTTTAGGAACCATgccctaaatttttaaaaacaattgttCAGTTTGAATATGGATAAATATTCATTTGTGGTTTATTTTGACAAGTACATTTCAGTATATAATCAAATTTTTGCAACActtactatactttaaaaaatcctcaTCAGTGTGCTAATCCTTATTTGTAAAAGAAGGTAATCTAAATTAGGCTGTTTCTTAGAATGGTAGTTTTTTAAAAGGACCAAAACATTTGATAGCTAAAAACTATTTCAGGTAACTTAATTCTCCTCACCCAGATCTGACTttctaaattacaaaaaaaattaccatgaactatttccagttttgtttttaagaaaggtACCTGCTTGACACCTGGAGTAGGTGAATGCCCCTGGGACGGCAGCACTTTGGCATATTCAAGCATCTGGAATTTGGTTTAAGcccaaactgattttttaaaagctagaaAGTAAGCCACTGTTTAGTTTTCCCTTGTATTTTGGTTAGGAAGTATAAAAGCCCAATCTGTAATACAGTTTATTTGTTCAAGTCTGATTACATTTTACCTTGAGGCCTTTGGGTATAATATCTGGATTGAGTTGACAGTCCCTGTGTAAAGTATGCAGATGGGACCTCAGGAAAAAAACTTTGAAGGAGTCTAAACAGGAAGAGAAATGTTTTCATTACAAACCCATGTTATAAGGTCAGTGAACTAATTTAGAAACCAGGTGTATCTCATTGCATGTTAACTTCTCTCTATCATCATCACCTGGTCTTGTTTAAGGTTCCAGCCTTATTTTACCTGTGTTGCAGAGGAAAAAGGAGGGGTTATGGGTGTAAATTTGGGCCAGACTGTCAAAAGGTAGAGCTGCGGTCTGAGCCCAAGCAAATGATGGCTGTGGCAGTTGGTGTCATCAGTGTGCATTAgttactgctgtgtaacaaatcatctGAAATGTAATGGCATGAGATGATATGATCTCAAgctttctgtgggtcagaaattcaGGAGCATTTATTGGACTCTCCTGCTTCTTGTGTCTCATGAAGTTACGATCAGATGGTAGCTCTGGGGTTATCTCCAAAGACTTTTTCACATCCGGCTAGAGGGAGATTCTTTGAGCATCTCCCTGTTAGTGGCTCAGTCTTTCCTCAAAATCCACAGCATGGTGGCTTTAGGGCAACTGGACTTATTTCAGGGCTCTGAAGTGGAGCCAGGCAGAAGCTGGATCTTTTATAGGACTTAGCCTTGGAAGTCCTAGCATCACTTCCACTATACTCTTGGTCACCAGAAGTCCCAGAAGATCAATTCCCAGCTTCATGGAAAAGGAACACAGACTCCACCTCCTACTGGGAGGAGGGTCAGTCACATTGTAAGAGCCTGTGGGATttgataatatatgtatattgggCCAACGCAGAGGTGGACTGTGGATTTAAAAACTTTACGCTATGCAGTTCAGCCAGCCTTCACCGTGAGAGATTTCCACTGCCAGCCAGGATTCAAGTTTTATTTTCAAGAGAAGcaataggggggcttccctggtggcgcagtggttgagaatctgcctgccaatgcaggggacacgggttcgagccctggtctgggaaggtcccacatgccgcggagcaactaggcccgtgagccacaattactgagcctgcgcgtctggagcctgtgctccgcaacaagagaggctgcaataatgaaaggcccacgcaccgcgatgaagagtggcccccacttgccacaactagagaaagccctcgcacagaaacgaagacccaacacagccataaataaataaataaataaataaataaaaattgtataacttaaaaaaaaaaaaagcaatcggTTTCATTTGTGGGTATTGACAAAGTATGCTGTGTTCAAGCTGTCAAGAATTGCTTGCTATTTGTAGTTAGAGAACTTTCAAAGTGATTTCTGAGAGGTAAAACCATTTCATCTTCAAGATTCAATTAGGATGCCCACTTAAAATGTGAATtc
It encodes the following:
- the SLC25A3 gene encoding solute carrier family 25 member 3, translating into MFSSVAHLARANPFNAPHLQLVQDDLAGPRSNPAGPPGPPRRSRKLAAAAVEEYSCEYGSAKFYALCGFGGVLSCGLTHTAVVPLDLVKCRMQVDPQKYKGIFNGFSITLKEDGVRGLAKGWAPTFIGYSMQGLCKFGFYEVFKVLYSNMLGEENAYLWRTSLYLAASASAEFFADIALAPMEAAKVRIQTQPGYANTLRDAAPKMYKEEGLKAFYKGVAPLWMRQIPYTMMKFACFERTVEALYKFVVPKPRSECSKPEQLVVTFVAGYIAGVFCAIVSHPADSVVSVLNKEKGSSASLVLQRLGFRGVWKGLFARIIMIGTLTALQWFIYDSVKVYFRLPRPPPPEMPESLKKKLGYTQ